From one Amycolatopsis sp. FDAARGOS 1241 genomic stretch:
- the folP gene encoding dihydropteroate synthase, translated as MPGLPQPGRCAVVGVLNVTPDSFSDGGRYLDLDQALEHAREMWALGADLIDVGGESTRPGALRVDAETEAKRVLPVIRQLASEGVVLSVDTTRAAVAEAAVEAGARVINDVSGGLADPGMGRVAADCRVPWVLMHWRGHSKDMNALATYTDVVAEVRAELASRVDDALAAGVEESAIVLDPGLGFAKHAEHDWALLHALDSVLSLGFPVLVGASRKRFLGRLLADKDGEPRPPDGREHATAAISALAAAAGAWGVRVHEVGASLDAVAVAAAWRKGRADG; from the coding sequence ATCCCGGGGCTGCCCCAGCCCGGCCGCTGCGCGGTGGTGGGCGTGCTGAACGTGACGCCCGATTCGTTCTCCGACGGGGGCCGCTACCTGGACCTCGACCAGGCGCTGGAACACGCGCGGGAGATGTGGGCGCTCGGCGCGGACCTGATCGACGTCGGCGGTGAGTCGACTCGGCCCGGCGCGCTGCGGGTGGACGCGGAAACGGAAGCGAAGCGGGTGCTGCCCGTGATCCGGCAGCTCGCGTCGGAAGGTGTCGTGCTGTCCGTCGACACCACGCGCGCGGCGGTGGCGGAAGCCGCGGTCGAGGCCGGCGCTCGGGTGATCAACGATGTTTCCGGTGGGCTCGCGGATCCCGGCATGGGGCGCGTCGCCGCGGACTGCCGCGTGCCGTGGGTGCTGATGCACTGGCGCGGGCACAGCAAGGACATGAACGCGCTGGCCACCTACACCGACGTCGTCGCCGAAGTACGGGCCGAGCTGGCGTCCAGAGTGGACGATGCGCTGGCGGCCGGCGTCGAGGAGAGCGCGATCGTGCTCGATCCCGGGCTCGGGTTCGCGAAGCACGCGGAGCACGACTGGGCGTTGCTGCACGCTCTGGATTCCGTGCTGTCACTGGGTTTTCCCGTGCTGGTGGGTGCTTCGCGCAAACGGTTCCTGGGCCGGCTGCTGGCCGACAAGGACGGTGAGCCGCGGCCGCCGGACGGGCGCGAGCACGCCACCGCGGCGATTTCCGCCCTGGCCGCCGCGGCGGGGGCGTGGGGCGTGCGGGTGCACGAGGTGGGCGCGTCGCTCGACGCGGTCGCCGTCGCGGCCGCGTGGCGGAAGGGGCGGGCCGATGGCTGA
- a CDS encoding MerR family transcriptional regulator — translation MGATAVFTIGELSRRTGLPVKTIRYYSDEGLLPPTERTDAGYRLYDAHALARLELVRTLRELGVGLADVARALERETSVRDLAVRHVEALDEQIRRLRLRRAVLRAVAKRGTELEEVNLMNRLAQMSDDERKRLVDEFWAEMTEGLDVDPAFYERMGSAKPELPDDPSPEQLEAWIEFAELVQDQDFRRLIRGMSERHAADRAAGESTQVAEAQRDHWFSWSADARAALDAGAGPDSAQGRELADAIATASAAPGDDPADPAFRRALADKFAQGGDPRAERYWQLLATINGWPPIPTAQPEVAFMLAALRQ, via the coding sequence GTGGGTGCCACCGCGGTCTTCACGATCGGCGAGCTGTCCCGGAGGACGGGGCTGCCGGTCAAGACCATCCGCTACTACTCCGACGAGGGCCTGCTCCCGCCCACTGAGCGCACCGATGCCGGTTACCGCCTGTACGACGCGCACGCGCTCGCCAGGCTCGAGCTGGTGCGGACGCTGCGTGAGCTGGGCGTCGGGCTCGCCGACGTCGCGCGAGCACTGGAGCGCGAGACGTCGGTGCGAGACCTGGCCGTGCGCCACGTCGAGGCCCTCGACGAGCAGATCCGCCGGCTCCGGCTGCGCCGGGCCGTGCTGCGGGCGGTGGCGAAGAGAGGAACCGAACTGGAGGAAGTGAACCTGATGAACCGCCTCGCGCAGATGTCCGACGACGAGCGCAAGCGCCTCGTCGACGAGTTCTGGGCCGAGATGACCGAGGGGCTCGACGTGGACCCCGCCTTCTACGAGCGCATGGGCTCCGCCAAGCCCGAACTGCCGGACGACCCGTCGCCCGAGCAGCTCGAGGCCTGGATCGAGTTCGCCGAACTCGTGCAGGACCAGGACTTCCGCCGCCTCATCCGCGGCATGAGCGAGCGCCACGCGGCCGACCGCGCGGCCGGTGAATCCACACAGGTCGCCGAGGCCCAGCGGGACCACTGGTTCTCCTGGAGCGCCGATGCCCGCGCCGCGCTCGACGCGGGCGCCGGCCCGGACTCAGCCCAGGGCCGGGAGCTCGCGGACGCCATCGCCACGGCGTCCGCGGCCCCGGGCGACGATCCGGCGGACCCTGCGTTCCGCCGCGCCCTGGCCGACAAGTTCGCCCAGGGCGGCGATCCGCGGGCCGAGCGCTACTGGCAGCTCCTGGCGACGATCAACGGCTGGCCGCCCATCCCGACCGCCCAGCCGGAGGTCGCCTTCATGCTGGCGGCGCTGCGGCAGTGA
- the folB gene encoding dihydroneopterin aldolase, which produces MADRITLTGLRVFGRHGVFEHEKRDGQEFVVDVTVWLDLGPAAASDDLTKTLHYGELAQLAAGIVAGEPYDLIESVAGKIADEVMRDERLSAVEVTVHKPAAPIPLTFDDVAVTVRRDR; this is translated from the coding sequence ATGGCTGACCGCATCACGTTGACGGGCCTGCGCGTGTTCGGCCGCCACGGCGTGTTCGAGCACGAGAAGCGCGACGGGCAGGAGTTCGTCGTCGACGTCACGGTGTGGCTGGACCTCGGGCCGGCCGCCGCGTCCGACGACCTCACCAAGACGCTGCACTACGGCGAGCTCGCCCAGCTGGCGGCCGGGATCGTCGCGGGCGAGCCGTACGACCTGATCGAGAGCGTCGCGGGCAAGATCGCCGACGAGGTGATGCGCGACGAGCGGCTGAGCGCCGTCGAGGTCACCGTGCACAAGCCGGCGGCTCCGATCCCGCTGACGTTCGACGACGTCGCGGTGACCGTCCGGCGCGACCGGTGA
- a CDS encoding PrsW family intramembrane metalloprotease — protein sequence MLLPVGGLIVVALCGLFLFGLATTRVGVAAVAMGVVAALVPVVVVVAGFLWVDRWEPEPAKLLLLAFAWGACIATITALAINSGAEAVGDLLLGSGHGSKISALVSAPLVEEAAKDAFVLLIFWRRSAEFDGIVDGIVYAGFSAAGFAFTENIYYFGRAFAEYGFGNGANSGVLAAFFLRGVLSPFTHPLFAVMAGIGFGVAARTQQRWLRVVAPLTGYVAGVLLHALWNSSATLGGSKAFLTVYFLIMVPLFVGVVYVIVLQRRREQRIVAAALPKMVERRWIAPSEVDLLSSLSGRRAWRRQARRESGRDAARAVGLYQASVTELAFLRRNRIRTDEDRHRQDELLHTLKTARADAVRLAAGGAG from the coding sequence GTGTTGTTGCCCGTCGGTGGGCTCATCGTGGTGGCCCTGTGCGGGCTGTTCCTGTTCGGGCTGGCTACCACGCGCGTCGGAGTGGCGGCCGTCGCCATGGGGGTCGTGGCGGCGCTGGTGCCGGTTGTCGTGGTGGTGGCGGGGTTCCTGTGGGTGGACCGGTGGGAGCCGGAGCCCGCGAAGCTGCTCCTGCTCGCCTTCGCGTGGGGAGCGTGCATCGCGACGATCACGGCGCTCGCGATCAACAGCGGGGCCGAGGCGGTCGGTGACCTCCTGCTCGGCAGCGGCCACGGAAGCAAGATCAGCGCGCTCGTCTCCGCCCCGCTCGTCGAAGAAGCGGCCAAGGACGCGTTCGTGCTGCTGATCTTCTGGCGGCGCAGCGCGGAGTTCGACGGGATCGTCGACGGCATCGTCTACGCGGGATTCTCCGCTGCCGGCTTCGCGTTCACCGAGAACATCTACTACTTCGGCCGCGCGTTCGCCGAGTACGGGTTCGGCAACGGGGCCAACTCCGGTGTCCTCGCGGCGTTTTTCCTGCGTGGCGTGCTTTCTCCGTTCACGCATCCGTTGTTCGCGGTCATGGCGGGCATCGGATTCGGGGTGGCGGCCCGGACACAGCAGAGGTGGCTGCGCGTCGTGGCGCCGCTGACCGGGTACGTCGCGGGCGTCCTGCTGCACGCGCTGTGGAACAGCTCCGCCACGCTCGGTGGGTCGAAAGCGTTCCTCACCGTGTACTTCCTGATCATGGTGCCGCTGTTCGTCGGCGTCGTGTACGTGATCGTGCTGCAACGCCGGCGCGAACAGCGGATCGTGGCCGCTGCGCTGCCGAAGATGGTGGAACGGCGGTGGATCGCGCCGTCGGAAGTGGACCTGCTGTCGAGCCTCTCCGGCAGACGGGCCTGGCGGCGGCAGGCGAGACGGGAGTCGGGGCGGGACGCGGCGCGCGCGGTCGGTCTGTACCAGGCCAGCGTGACCGAGCTGGCGTTCCTGCGCCGCAACCGCATCCGCACCGACGAAGACCGCCACCGCCAGGACGAGCTCCTGCACACGTTGAAAACGGCCCGCGCCGACGCCGTCCGGCTCGCCGCCGGAGGCGCGGGGTGA
- a CDS encoding Rossmann-like and DUF2520 domain-containing protein, protein MNRPARLAVGVVSAGRVGSVLGAALARAGHAVVAASGLSAESLARAERLLPGVPLLPPDEVVRRADLVLLALPDDALEGMVHGLVATESLRPGQIVVHTSGAHGVGVLAPAAATGALALALHPVLTFTGRAEDLERLSTASIGVTAATGDEAAWNVGEALAVEMGAEPVRIPESARALYHAALAHGANHLMTLVADCTELLREAGIGQSERLVAPLLSAALDNVLRHGDRALTGPVARGDLGTVRKHLTVLSDSEPAIAPAYRALARRTAERSRAAGLIDAATAAELTDLLDDPAEGQTP, encoded by the coding sequence ATGAACCGGCCGGCCCGCCTGGCGGTGGGCGTGGTTTCGGCCGGCCGGGTCGGCAGCGTCCTCGGTGCCGCACTCGCCAGGGCGGGACACGCGGTGGTCGCTGCCTCGGGCCTGTCGGCCGAGTCGCTCGCCCGCGCCGAACGCCTGCTGCCCGGCGTCCCCCTGCTGCCACCCGACGAAGTCGTGCGCCGCGCCGACCTGGTGCTGCTCGCGCTGCCCGACGACGCGCTCGAGGGCATGGTGCACGGCCTCGTCGCCACGGAGTCGCTGCGGCCCGGCCAGATCGTCGTCCACACCTCCGGCGCCCACGGCGTCGGCGTGCTCGCGCCCGCCGCCGCAACCGGCGCGCTGGCGCTCGCGCTGCACCCCGTGCTCACGTTCACCGGCCGCGCGGAAGACCTCGAACGCCTCAGCACCGCCAGCATCGGCGTCACCGCGGCGACGGGCGACGAAGCGGCGTGGAACGTCGGCGAGGCGCTCGCCGTCGAGATGGGCGCCGAGCCGGTGCGCATCCCCGAATCCGCCCGCGCGCTGTACCACGCGGCGCTGGCCCACGGGGCGAACCACCTGATGACGCTGGTGGCCGATTGCACCGAGCTCCTCCGGGAAGCCGGAATCGGGCAATCGGAACGACTCGTCGCACCACTGCTGTCCGCCGCACTGGATAATGTGCTGCGCCACGGCGATCGCGCCCTCACCGGCCCGGTGGCCCGTGGCGACCTCGGCACCGTCCGCAAGCACCTCACCGTGCTCTCGGACTCCGAACCGGCGATCGCGCCGGCCTACCGGGCGCTGGCCCGGCGCACGGCCGAGCGGTCCCGGGCCGCCGGGCTGATCGACGCGGCAACCGCCGCCGAGCTGACCGACCTCCTCGACGATCCCGCCGAAGGGCAGACCCCGTGA
- a CDS encoding type III pantothenate kinase, which produces MLLTVDVGNTNIVLGLYEGQELVGDWRMRTDARMTADELALTMRGLLGPHADAITGISALSTVPAVLRELRVMLSRYYARLPKIVVEPGVRTGVPLLVDNPKEVGADRLVNTLAAHHLHATACVVVDFGTSTNVDAISAKGEFLGGAFAPGIDISVDALASRAAALRKVELVPPRSVIGKNTVECLQSGILYGFAGQVDGLVRRIVRELRHDEAEPVAVLATGGLAPLVIGESETIKEHVPDLTLLGLRLVYERNVR; this is translated from the coding sequence TTGCTGCTCACGGTCGACGTCGGCAACACCAACATCGTGCTCGGCCTGTACGAGGGGCAGGAGCTCGTCGGCGACTGGCGCATGCGCACCGACGCGCGCATGACGGCCGACGAGCTCGCGCTCACCATGCGCGGCCTCCTCGGTCCGCACGCCGACGCGATCACGGGCATCAGCGCACTGTCCACAGTGCCCGCCGTGCTGCGCGAACTGCGGGTGATGCTCAGCCGCTACTACGCGCGGCTGCCGAAGATCGTGGTCGAACCAGGTGTGCGCACGGGCGTGCCGCTGCTCGTGGACAACCCGAAGGAAGTCGGCGCCGACCGGCTCGTGAACACACTCGCGGCCCACCACCTGCACGCCACCGCGTGCGTCGTGGTCGACTTCGGCACGTCGACGAACGTCGACGCCATCTCCGCCAAGGGCGAGTTCCTGGGCGGCGCGTTCGCCCCGGGCATCGACATCTCCGTCGACGCGCTCGCCTCCCGCGCCGCCGCGCTGCGCAAGGTGGAACTCGTGCCACCGCGGTCGGTCATCGGCAAGAACACCGTGGAATGCCTGCAGTCCGGCATCCTCTACGGCTTCGCGGGCCAAGTCGACGGCCTCGTCCGCCGCATCGTCCGCGAACTGCGCCACGACGAAGCCGAACCGGTCGCGGTCCTCGCGACCGGCGGCCTCGCGCCGCTGGTGATCGGCGAATCGGAGACGATCAAGGAACACGTGCCGGACCTGACGCTGCTCGGCTTGCGCCTGGTCTACGAACGCAACGTGCGGTAA
- the panD gene encoding aspartate 1-decarboxylase: MYRTMLKSKIHRATVTQADLHYVGSVTVDEELMEAADLLPGEQVSIVDVTNGARLETYVIKGERGSGVLGINGAAAHLVHPGDLVILISYGQMDSAEALTYEPRVIFVDERNHIVERGADPAHAPEGSGLLSGTVTLPEEDTIAFPVAETADARRLDALLHADS, translated from the coding sequence ATGTACCGCACGATGCTGAAGTCGAAGATCCACCGGGCCACGGTGACGCAGGCGGACCTGCACTACGTCGGGTCGGTCACGGTCGACGAGGAACTGATGGAGGCCGCCGACCTCCTGCCCGGCGAACAGGTGTCCATTGTGGACGTCACGAACGGGGCGCGGCTCGAGACCTACGTCATCAAGGGCGAGCGCGGCAGCGGCGTGCTCGGCATCAACGGCGCGGCGGCGCACCTGGTGCACCCCGGCGACCTCGTCATCCTGATCTCCTACGGCCAGATGGACAGCGCGGAGGCGCTCACCTACGAGCCGCGGGTGATCTTCGTCGACGAGCGCAACCACATCGTCGAGCGCGGGGCCGACCCCGCGCACGCGCCCGAGGGATCGGGGCTGCTCTCCGGCACCGTCACCCTGCCCGAGGAGGACACGATCGCCTTCCCGGTCGCCGAAACGGCCGACGCGCGCCGCCTCGACGCGTTGCTGCACGCAGACAGCTAA
- the panC gene encoding pantoate--beta-alanine ligase gives MTTPKFQRGTLNAYQPPEHVSQVSRALRSVGRKVALVPTMGALHAGHRELMRRAKRLPNTIVAASIFVNPLQFGAGEDFEAYPRRLEDDLAVLGEAGVELAFTPKASDLYTENAMVTVHPGPLGDELEGAARPGHFTGVLTVVAKLFNLLRPDYAFFGEKDYQQLVLIKKMVADLNIDTRVIGVPTVRERDGLALSSRNAYLTPQQREDAVVLSAALTAGAHVGRDGAEAVLDLARRTLAERPQVEVDYLELRGTDLGPAPVDGEARLLVAARVGSTRLIDNVGVLLGKAVEHPSVEPDAGE, from the coding sequence GTGACCACACCGAAGTTCCAGCGCGGCACGCTCAACGCGTACCAGCCGCCCGAACACGTCAGCCAGGTGAGCCGCGCGCTGCGCAGCGTCGGCCGCAAGGTTGCGCTCGTCCCCACGATGGGTGCGCTGCACGCCGGGCACCGCGAGCTCATGCGCCGCGCGAAGCGCCTGCCGAACACGATCGTGGCCGCGTCGATCTTCGTGAACCCGTTGCAGTTCGGCGCGGGCGAGGACTTCGAGGCCTACCCGCGCCGGCTCGAGGACGACCTCGCGGTGCTGGGTGAAGCCGGCGTCGAACTCGCGTTCACGCCGAAAGCCAGTGACCTCTACACGGAGAACGCGATGGTCACCGTGCACCCCGGCCCGCTCGGCGACGAGCTGGAAGGCGCGGCGCGGCCCGGGCACTTCACCGGGGTGCTGACGGTCGTCGCGAAGCTGTTCAACCTGCTGCGCCCGGACTACGCCTTCTTCGGGGAGAAGGACTACCAGCAGCTGGTGCTCATCAAGAAGATGGTGGCGGACCTGAACATCGACACCCGCGTGATCGGGGTGCCGACGGTCCGCGAGCGCGACGGGCTCGCCCTGTCGTCGCGCAACGCGTACCTCACGCCGCAGCAGCGCGAGGACGCGGTGGTGCTCTCGGCGGCGCTGACCGCCGGAGCCCACGTCGGCCGCGACGGGGCCGAAGCGGTGCTCGACCTCGCTCGCCGGACGCTCGCCGAGCGTCCGCAGGTGGAAGTGGACTACCTGGAGTTACGGGGAACCGACCTCGGGCCGGCGCCCGTCGACGGTGAGGCACGGCTGCTGGTCGCCGCCCGGGTGGGGAGCACCCGGCTGATCGACAACGTGGGAGTGCTGCTCGGAAAGGCTGTGGAGCATCCGAGCGTTGAACCGGACGCAGGGGAATAG
- a CDS encoding DUF6779 domain-containing protein, with amino-acid sequence MTGVGDDSRGRLVGRPWLVVGFLLAIGATLALVLSDDLRFLRLGIVAALWAALIGAFLSVRYRKHAAHSEDEVAEAQAVYELELEREIAARREYELEIEAETREAAEAKSREELDALRAEVASLRESLQSLFGGEVLLERVALTAQATRMRALNDEQRLVPAGSESKNGNGKKPAQLLAPKKPVVEVNERPTELIDRVVDDPGTERRRKQAGGAAPHGPGTQHGPGQGQGPNGKPQTLRTQQLARQKPAGRPQPSAQAQAESESAAARAVKAAELRAEAARRQAAESAQPTRTVPAVPKPDALEATRQVPRAELQREASRPAMRPASRAEASRPGLRRVESAAEASRPAMRRVESPSEVSRGDLPRVGLPTAEPAGESTAARKPAWDASADFAERRSTGGAPPKPREAAASRTDLQPVTEKPQPAAEEPAPRKPSRLEQFSRADLSPLAESAPSTRHGAHSTEDAQPEEPAVNPTLPEAVRSSVAKGKSGGRRRRSAEDDAADTAAGGRRRRPDGEPPAWEGMVSERASQSRRSMPAVDADDEAPGRRGAADTGSHAAGRSVTELLAANGAKKEGSPRRRRRAED; translated from the coding sequence ATGACCGGCGTGGGTGACGACTCGCGCGGCCGCCTAGTGGGCAGGCCGTGGCTCGTCGTCGGATTCCTCCTCGCCATCGGAGCCACTCTCGCACTGGTGCTCAGCGACGACCTCCGGTTCCTCCGGCTCGGCATCGTCGCGGCACTCTGGGCCGCCTTGATCGGCGCCTTCCTCTCCGTGAGGTATCGCAAGCACGCGGCGCACAGCGAGGACGAGGTCGCCGAGGCGCAGGCGGTATACGAATTGGAACTGGAACGCGAGATCGCGGCTCGGCGGGAGTACGAGCTCGAGATCGAAGCCGAGACACGGGAGGCCGCGGAGGCCAAGTCGCGTGAGGAGCTCGACGCGTTGCGCGCCGAAGTCGCTTCGCTGCGCGAGAGCTTGCAGTCGCTGTTCGGCGGCGAGGTGCTGCTGGAGCGGGTCGCGCTCACCGCGCAGGCCACCCGCATGCGCGCGCTCAACGACGAGCAGCGGCTCGTGCCGGCTGGGTCGGAGTCGAAGAACGGCAACGGCAAGAAGCCGGCTCAGCTGCTCGCGCCGAAGAAGCCGGTGGTCGAGGTCAACGAACGGCCGACCGAGCTGATCGACCGCGTCGTCGACGACCCGGGCACCGAGCGTCGTCGCAAGCAGGCCGGCGGCGCGGCTCCGCACGGTCCGGGTACGCAGCACGGGCCCGGCCAGGGGCAGGGGCCGAACGGCAAGCCGCAGACTCTGCGCACCCAGCAGCTCGCGCGGCAGAAGCCGGCCGGCCGGCCGCAGCCGTCGGCTCAGGCGCAGGCCGAGTCCGAATCGGCTGCCGCGCGTGCGGTGAAGGCGGCCGAGCTGCGGGCAGAGGCCGCACGGCGCCAGGCCGCCGAGTCCGCGCAGCCGACCCGCACCGTCCCGGCCGTCCCGAAGCCCGACGCGCTCGAGGCGACGCGCCAGGTACCGCGCGCTGAACTGCAGCGAGAAGCTTCGCGGCCGGCGATGCGCCCCGCTTCGCGGGCCGAGGCTTCGCGTCCGGGCCTGCGCCGAGTTGAGTCTGCGGCGGAGGCTTCGCGGCCGGCGATGCGCCGGGTCGAGTCGCCGTCGGAGGTGTCGCGAGGGGACCTGCCGCGCGTGGGCCTGCCGACGGCCGAGCCGGCCGGCGAGTCGACCGCCGCGCGGAAGCCGGCGTGGGATGCCTCTGCCGACTTCGCCGAGCGCCGCTCGACGGGCGGCGCCCCGCCGAAGCCGCGCGAGGCGGCGGCGTCGCGGACGGATCTGCAGCCCGTCACCGAGAAGCCGCAGCCGGCTGCCGAAGAGCCCGCGCCGCGGAAGCCGTCGCGGCTGGAGCAGTTCTCGCGGGCGGACTTGTCGCCGTTGGCGGAGTCGGCTCCCTCGACGCGGCACGGCGCGCACTCGACGGAAGACGCGCAGCCGGAGGAGCCGGCCGTGAATCCGACGTTGCCGGAGGCCGTGCGCAGCAGTGTGGCGAAAGGGAAGTCCGGCGGGCGCCGGCGGCGTTCGGCGGAGGACGACGCGGCTGACACCGCGGCCGGCGGGCGTCGGCGGCGTCCGGACGGAGAGCCGCCGGCTTGGGAAGGCATGGTGTCGGAGCGGGCGTCGCAGAGCCGTCGGTCGATGCCGGCGGTCGACGCCGACGACGAGGCGCCCGGACGTCGTGGGGCTGCCGATACGGGATCGCATGCGGCTGGGCGGTCGGTGACGGAGTTGCTGGCTGCCAACGGGGCGAAGAAGGAAGGTTCACCCCGGCGGCGGAGGCGTGCTGAGGATTGA
- the folK gene encoding 2-amino-4-hydroxy-6-hydroxymethyldihydropteridine diphosphokinase — MSRAVLSLGSNLGDRLAYLRIAVNAIGPALVAVSSVYETQPWGVEDQPDFLNAVCVVDDPGRDHWGWLATAQAAEQAAGRVRELRWGPRTLDVDVVTVAGVTSEDPRLLLPHPGTPDRASVLIPWLEIEPDAVLPGRGPVADLLRRLPEDDKAGVVPRPDLRLA; from the coding sequence GTGAGCCGCGCCGTCCTTTCGCTCGGCTCCAACCTCGGCGACCGGCTGGCCTACCTGCGCATCGCGGTGAACGCCATCGGACCGGCGCTGGTGGCCGTGTCGAGCGTGTACGAGACCCAGCCGTGGGGCGTCGAGGACCAGCCCGACTTCCTCAATGCGGTGTGCGTGGTCGACGACCCCGGCCGTGACCACTGGGGCTGGCTCGCCACGGCCCAGGCCGCCGAGCAGGCGGCCGGCCGCGTGCGCGAGCTGCGCTGGGGGCCGCGCACGCTGGACGTGGACGTCGTCACGGTCGCGGGTGTCACCTCCGAGGACCCCCGGCTGCTCCTGCCGCACCCCGGCACCCCGGATCGCGCCAGCGTGCTCATTCCCTGGCTGGAGATCGAGCCCGACGCCGTCCTGCCCGGTCGTGGTCCCGTCGCGGATCTCCTGCGGCGCCTGCCGGAGGACGACAAAGCGGGTGTCGTCCCCCGGCCCGACTTGCGGCTCGCCTAG
- the folE gene encoding GTP cyclohydrolase I FolE has protein sequence MTWTDPTTSSDDGLRPVPVFDQGRAERAIRELLLACGEDPDRDGLLETPARVARAYQEMFAGLYTDPDDVLAKTFDESHEELVLVTDIPLYSFCEHHLLPFHGFAHVGYIPNADGKVTGLSKLSRLVDLYAKRPQVQERLTSQVADALDRKLEPRGVIVVIEAEHLCMSMRGIRKPGARTVTSAVRGLLRTSATSRAEAIELIKGRP, from the coding sequence GTGACGTGGACGGATCCGACAACAAGCAGTGACGACGGTCTCCGCCCGGTCCCGGTCTTCGACCAGGGCCGGGCGGAGCGTGCTATCCGGGAACTCCTGCTGGCCTGCGGCGAAGACCCCGACCGCGACGGCCTCCTCGAAACACCGGCCCGGGTGGCCCGCGCCTACCAGGAGATGTTCGCCGGCCTCTACACCGACCCGGACGACGTACTGGCGAAGACCTTCGACGAGTCCCACGAAGAGCTGGTGCTCGTCACCGACATCCCGCTGTACTCGTTCTGCGAACACCACCTGCTGCCCTTCCACGGTTTCGCCCACGTCGGGTACATCCCGAACGCCGACGGGAAGGTCACCGGTCTTTCGAAGCTGTCGCGCCTCGTCGACCTGTACGCCAAGCGGCCGCAGGTCCAGGAGCGCCTGACCTCTCAGGTCGCCGACGCGCTGGATCGGAAGCTGGAGCCGCGTGGCGTGATCGTGGTGATCGAGGCCGAGCACCTGTGCATGTCGATGCGCGGGATCCGCAAGCCGGGCGCGCGGACCGTGACGTCGGCGGTGCGCGGGTTGCTGCGGACGTCCGCGACGTCGCGCGCCGAGGCGATCGAGCTGATCAAGGGGCGTCCGTGA
- a CDS encoding SDR family oxidoreductase, whose protein sequence is MSTILVTGGTGTLGSLVTPLLRDAKLRVLSRTGHEPADGIEYFACDLTRGEGLEPAVDGVDVVLHLAGGPKGDDVATENLVRAARRAGVGHFAFISVIAADRVPLGYFRRKHAAEEAVIASGLPWTVLRAAQFHGFCLDAVRAVAKLPLVPVPGMRFQPVDARDVAARLADLTLGAPAGRVPDLAGPRVYEMRELVDDYLRANGKRRPKLPIRLPGKAGRAYRAGANLNLDAQTGTRTWESYLAATTATDTGN, encoded by the coding sequence ATGAGCACGATCCTCGTCACCGGCGGCACCGGCACGCTCGGCTCCCTCGTCACCCCGCTGCTGCGGGACGCGAAGCTGCGCGTGCTGAGCCGTACCGGACACGAGCCCGCCGACGGCATCGAGTACTTCGCCTGTGACCTGACGCGCGGCGAGGGCCTGGAGCCCGCGGTCGACGGGGTCGACGTGGTGCTGCACCTGGCCGGCGGCCCCAAGGGTGACGACGTGGCGACGGAGAACCTCGTTCGCGCCGCCCGTCGAGCCGGGGTGGGCCACTTCGCGTTCATCTCGGTGATCGCCGCCGACCGCGTGCCGCTCGGCTACTTCAGGCGCAAGCACGCGGCCGAGGAGGCGGTGATCGCGTCGGGTCTGCCGTGGACAGTCCTGCGCGCCGCCCAGTTCCACGGCTTCTGCCTCGACGCCGTGCGCGCGGTCGCCAAGCTGCCGCTCGTCCCGGTGCCGGGCATGCGGTTCCAGCCGGTCGACGCGCGCGACGTCGCGGCCCGCCTCGCGGACTTGACCCTCGGCGCCCCGGCCGGCCGTGTGCCCGACCTGGCCGGACCACGGGTGTACGAGATGCGCGAACTCGTCGACGACTACTTGCGCGCCAACGGAAAGCGCCGTCCCAAGCTGCCGATCCGCCTACCCGGCAAGGCCGGCCGCGCCTACCGCGCGGGCGCCAACCTCAACCTCGACGCCCAGACCGGCACCCGCACCTGGGAGTCCTACCTGGCCGCCACCACCGCTACGGACACGGGGAACTGA
- a CDS encoding DUF3180 domain-containing protein yields MHFTRPRDLVVAAVLGLGLGYALFQFAYGDLPRLPTLAGITFALLAVVEAIMGYTIRSRIKAGRVTASIGIARSVALAKASSLAGAFMTGGWLAAFAYVFPRRDELVATVSDTRAAVVGAVCSALLVAAALWLEHCCRTPRDDERPTTRGTTG; encoded by the coding sequence ATGCACTTCACCCGGCCCCGAGACCTGGTGGTGGCCGCGGTTCTCGGCCTTGGCCTCGGGTACGCCCTGTTCCAGTTCGCCTACGGTGACCTGCCCCGACTCCCGACGCTGGCCGGAATCACGTTCGCACTACTCGCAGTGGTCGAGGCGATCATGGGCTACACGATCAGGTCGAGAATCAAGGCCGGACGGGTGACCGCATCGATCGGTATCGCACGCTCCGTAGCCCTCGCCAAGGCGTCCTCGCTCGCCGGCGCCTTCATGACAGGGGGTTGGCTGGCTGCGTTCGCGTATGTTTTTCCCCGACGTGACGAACTCGTCGCCACCGTGTCCGACACCCGAGCCGCGGTGGTCGGTGCGGTGTGCTCAGCACTGCTCGTAGCTGCGGCTTTGTGGCTCGAACACTGCTGCCGGACCCCCCGGGACGACGAACGGCCGACGACACGTGGGACGACCGGTTAG